One Archangium violaceum genomic window, CCACCAGACCGGAGGTGGCCAACAGCGTCACCAGGATGCGCGACACCGTCAGCTCGCCAGGAGCCAACCACATGCCGCCCGCGGTGGTGGCGAGCACCAGCCCCGACAGCCTCGGCTTGGTGAGGGACAGCAGATCCGAAGCGAAGCTCGACTCACTCACGGCACGCGCGCTCACGCGGAACTCCCCAAGGCGCGACAGGCTGGCGGCTGACGCGGTTGGAGGCGGATGACGACTCCGCCCAGGGTGGAAAACGCCCCTCCCCTTACACATAGGAGAGCGCCACTTCAAGCAAACGGGCGCGGGATCTGGCATCTCCCCGCGCCCGTCGGCATCAGCACCGCTTGTTGAAAACGGCAGCCCGGCTACAGCGCCTGGGCCTGGGCCACGTACTCGCCCTTGGGCTCGCGACTGATGTACTCCCTCGCCAGCGCCTTGACCTTGTCGGCCTGCTTCCTGTCCTTCGAGAGGAACGCCGCGTAGAAGTAGTAGGCCGGGGCGTAGTTCTCATCGGCGTTGAGCGCCTTCTGGTACGTCTCGTCGGCCTTGGCGGCGTCGCCCTTGCCCTCGAAGACGCGCGCCAGCTCGAGCAGCGCGGCGGCGGCCCGGTCCGGCTGACCGATGAACTCGGTGCTCGCCTTCTCCAGCGCGTCCTGCGCCTTCGCCCAGTCCGAGCGCTCGCGGAAGATGGAGCCCATGGCCAGACGGGCCTCGGGGTTCTTCGCGTTGGCGTCCTTCACCGAGCGCTGGTACGCGGCCAGCGCGTCGTCGAGCTTGTTCTGACGGCGGTAGGCGTTGCCCAGCATGGTGAGCAGCTTGGGGCTGTCGCCCATCGTCTTGAGGGCGGTGACGAGCGCCTCGGCGGCCTCCTTCTCGCCGCCCGGCTTGCCCATGAGGGCCTTGGCCAGCTCGGCGTAGAGCTGAGCGCGCGTGCCGTCGATCTTGATGGCCTTGCGGATCTCCGTGGCGGCCTCGTCGAACTTGTTCTCCGACAGCAGCCGGCGGCCCTTGATGAGCGATAGCTCGGGGCTCCTCTTGTCCAGCGCGAAGCCCGTCTCCTCGGCCTTCTTCAGCTCCTGGGCCGCCTTCTCCTTGTCGGCGGGCACACCGGTGGCCTCCACCATCCGCGTCTGCTCATCGGGCTTGAGCTTGTCCATGCTCGCGACCACGCGCGAGATGAGCAGCGAGCGCGCCAGGTAGGCCGCCGCGAGCTGGCGCGGCGACGGAGGCGGCTGGGCATCCACGAGCTTCTTGATCATCTGCGCCGCCAGCCCGAAGTTGGGCTCGTCCTGCTCCAGCATCAGCAGGGACTTGCCGAGCAGGGACTCGGGGTGGTCCTTCTCGTAGCGCAGCGCGAAGTCGTAGTTCTTCCAGGCGATGGAGTCCTGGCCGAGCCGGCGGTACACGGCGCCGAGCGCGGCGTAGATGCGCGGGTCGTCCGGCGCCAGGGCCTGGGCCTTCTCCAGGTTGTCCTTGGCGCGATCCAGGTCGCCCGCGTTCATCTGGATGAGGCCGAGCGTCAGGTACAGCAGCGAGCTGCGCTTGCCCTGCTCGTCGAAGGTCTTGACGTGCTTCTCGAGCTCGGTGAGCGCGTCCTTGCCCTTGCCACCGTACGTACGGAAGAGGGCCTCGGCGGCATACAGGTGCGAGCTGATCTCCCCGCTCTTCTTGGCGGCGTTCAGATGCTCCTCGGCCTTGTTGCGCGCGTCGTCGCCACCGCCGTGCTCACCCCAGCGGATGGCGTAGGCATAGGCCAGGTAGCCGTGGGCGGCGGTGGAGTCCGGATCCACCTCGAGCGCCTTGTCGGCCGCCTCGCACGCCTTCTTGTAGGAGTCGAAGGAGTCGTGCTTGAGCTGATCGGTGGCGGCCTCGAGCTGCTTCTTGATCTCCCGGTTGCGATGCGCGGCCATACGCCCCTGGACGAAGTAGCCGCCCAGGATGATGGGGACCGCGATCAGCAGGCCGAGCGTGATGAACTTGCTGTTGCCAGCGCTCTTCTTGCGCGGCTTGCGAGGCGCGTCATCGTCGTCGTCGGTGTCGACGTCATCGTCCTCGTCGACGACCACCGGCGGGCGGCGGGCCGCGGTGCGCACGGGCTGCTCGGCACGGGCCTTGGGACGCGGCGCGTCGTCATCGTCCGCGGCAACCTGGGCCCTGCGGGTGGCGGCCGGAGCGGGAGCAGCGGGCTCGGGGGCGGCGGCCACCGGCGCGGGCGCGGGGGCCACCGGCGCGGGAGCCGGAGCCACCGGCGCGGGGGCGGCGGCCACCGGCGCGGGCGCGGCGGCCTGGGGCACCGGCACCTTGTACTGCTGCATCGCCGCGAGCGTCTCGGCGTCAGCGGGGTCCGCCTCATGGGCCTTGAGGAGGTTGGCCTTGCCGGCGTCGGCCTCACCGGTCTTGAGCTGAAGGACACCGGCCATCCGCAGGGAGGCCTTGTCGTTGGGCTGCACCTGGAGGGCGCCGAGCACCTCTTCCAGGGCCTTCTTGTCCTTGCCCTGCTCCGAGTACACGCGAGCGAGCAGGAGGCGAGGCTCCGCGCGATCGGGGTGTGCCTTCACCCCTTTCTTGCAGACCACCATCGCTTCCATGAAGCGGCTCGCGGCGAGATACGCCTCGGCCAGTGGCTTGTAAGCGTCAGAGGAAGGGTCGGAAGCGAACGCGTGCTCCAGCTTCGCAAGCTCGGCCGGGCTCAACGTCTTCGATGAGGGAGTAGACATTCCGAATGGAGGCGCCTGTAAGGAGGGGGTTCTTATGACACCCCGAGTTGCCGCGCGTCAATCGCCCATGCGGACCGAAAGATTCCCGGCTTGACACGTGGAATAGGGTCCTGTATCTGCCCGTTCGTCTTTCGGCGGCGGAAAAAAGCCCACGCCGGCGGGACACGTGGTACGTAGTGGGTATGGGGGTGTAGCTCAGTTGGGAGAGCGTCGCGTTCGCAATGCGAAGGTCGTCGGTTCGATCCCGTCCACCTCCACCATGAAGAAGTGAAGAGGGCCTCACTGGAAACAGTGAGGCCCTTTTCATTTGGGCTACGAGTGAATTGAAAAGCGCCCGGGGTCTGTTATCCGGGGCCGATGACCGAACAGCCTTCGATCTCGTTCTTCGCTCGCTTCTGGCTCGCGTTCGTGTGCTTCTGGCGAATCTGGTTCGACCAGGCGTTCGCCCAGGCCGTACTGCCAGTCCGTGAAGCCGACAAGGCCGGCACGCTGCCGGCCGTCACCCCGCCCGCGGAGCTGCCAGCCGCCACCGAGCAGCCCAAGGCCGCCCCCGTCCCGACGCCGGTCGTCGCGCCGCCAACGCCGGTCGCCCCCCCGCCCCCCGAGCGGGAGCACGCCCCGGCCCTGCAGCTGCTGTCCATGCTGCAGCGCGAGGGTCGCTTCATCGACTTCCTCCAGGAGGACGTGGCCGCCTTCCCGGACGCGGACGTGGGCGCCGCCGCCCGTATCGTCCACGAGGGATGCCGCAAGGTGGTGCGTCAGTACCTCTCGCTGGAGCCCGTACTGCCCCAGACGGAGGGAGACCGGGTGAACGTGCCCGCCGGCTTCGACGCCCAGCGCATCCGCCTCACCGGCAACGTGGCCGGCCAGCCTCCCTACAGCGGTGCCCTGAAGCACCACGGCTGGGTGACCACGGCCGTGAAATTCCCATCCACCAGTCCGGCGATGGATCCCCGGGTGCTCGCGCCCGCTGAAGTCGAACTGTCCTGACATCAGATTGAGCCCATATGGCCCGCTACGCGATTGGAATCGATCTCGGCACCACGCACTCCGCGGTCTCCTACTTCAACCTGGAGGAGGGAAAGCCCCGCGGCCCCGCGCAGTCCATGCTGCCCATCCCGCAGCTGACGGCGCCGGGCACCGTGGAGGCCCGCCCGCTGCTGCCCTCGTTCCTCTACCTGCCGAGCGCCCAGGAGTTCCCCCAGGGCAGCCTGGCGCTGCCGTGGAACCCGGGAGCCACCAGCATCGCCGGTGAGTTCGCCCGCACGCATGGCGCCAAGGTGCCCACGCGGCTGGTGTCCTCGGCGAAGAGCTGGTTGAGCCACCCGGGCGTGGACCGGCGCGCCGCGCTGCTCCCCTGGCAGGCCCCCGAGGAGGTGCAGCGCGTCTCTCCGGTGGAGGCCTCCACCCGCTACCTGCGCCACCTGCGCGAGGCGTGGGACCACACCTTCGCCCGGGTGAAGGAGGACGCCGCCAATGCCATGGCCGCACAGGACGTCATCATCACCGTCCCGGCCTCGTTCGACGCCGCCGCGCGCGACCTGACGCTCGAGGCCGCGAAGGCCGCGGGCCTGGAGAACATCATCCTCCTGGAGGAGCCCCAGGCCGCGCTCTACTCCTGGCTGGAGGCCCAGGGAGAGACCTTCCGCAAGCGGGTGAAGGTGGGTGAGGTCATCCTCGTGGTGGACGTGGGCGGTGGCACCACGGACTTCTCGCTCATCACCGTGCGCGACCGCGCGGGCGACGTGGAGCTCACC contains:
- a CDS encoding tetratricopeptide repeat protein, with the translated sequence MSTPSSKTLSPAELAKLEHAFASDPSSDAYKPLAEAYLAASRFMEAMVVCKKGVKAHPDRAEPRLLLARVYSEQGKDKKALEEVLGALQVQPNDKASLRMAGVLQLKTGEADAGKANLLKAHEADPADAETLAAMQQYKVPVPQAAAPAPVAAAPAPVAPAPAPVAPAPAPVAAAPEPAAPAPAATRRAQVAADDDDAPRPKARAEQPVRTAARRPPVVVDEDDDVDTDDDDDAPRKPRKKSAGNSKFITLGLLIAVPIILGGYFVQGRMAAHRNREIKKQLEAATDQLKHDSFDSYKKACEAADKALEVDPDSTAAHGYLAYAYAIRWGEHGGGDDARNKAEEHLNAAKKSGEISSHLYAAEALFRTYGGKGKDALTELEKHVKTFDEQGKRSSLLYLTLGLIQMNAGDLDRAKDNLEKAQALAPDDPRIYAALGAVYRRLGQDSIAWKNYDFALRYEKDHPESLLGKSLLMLEQDEPNFGLAAQMIKKLVDAQPPPSPRQLAAAYLARSLLISRVVASMDKLKPDEQTRMVEATGVPADKEKAAQELKKAEETGFALDKRSPELSLIKGRRLLSENKFDEAATEIRKAIKIDGTRAQLYAELAKALMGKPGGEKEAAEALVTALKTMGDSPKLLTMLGNAYRRQNKLDDALAAYQRSVKDANAKNPEARLAMGSIFRERSDWAKAQDALEKASTEFIGQPDRAAAALLELARVFEGKGDAAKADETYQKALNADENYAPAYYFYAAFLSKDRKQADKVKALAREYISREPKGEYVAQAQAL
- a CDS encoding DUF2760 domain-containing protein, yielding MTEQPSISFFARFWLAFVCFWRIWFDQAFAQAVLPVREADKAGTLPAVTPPAELPAATEQPKAAPVPTPVVAPPTPVAPPPPEREHAPALQLLSMLQREGRFIDFLQEDVAAFPDADVGAAARIVHEGCRKVVRQYLSLEPVLPQTEGDRVNVPAGFDAQRIRLTGNVAGQPPYSGALKHHGWVTTAVKFPSTSPAMDPRVLAPAEVELS